A part of Solenopsis invicta isolate M01_SB chromosome 2, UNIL_Sinv_3.0, whole genome shotgun sequence genomic DNA contains:
- the LOC120357001 gene encoding protein GVQW3-like — protein MDRTVEQRYAIKFCVKLGKSATETLPLIQQAFGSDCLSKSQVFRWHKSFKEGREEVTDEPRIGRPSTSRIDENVTRVRDCLNFDRRLSLQLIAETLNITKTTVFRIVTDDLNMKKVCAKLVPKVLTDEQKNMRVLRCQELLEMCENDPNFLNSVITGDESWIFEYDPETKRQSSEWHTPSSPRPKKARMSKSRIKTMLIVFFDVRGIVHHEFVPTGTTVNAAFYLEVLKKLKKRVTRCRSDIKNAWKLHHDNAPSHSAFVVNDFLAKTHTPLVSQPPYSPDLAPADFFLFPRLKQGLKGKHWGTITNIQAHVTSALKDIPEKAFQDAFQAWKHRLQKCIDAGGCYFEDF, from the coding sequence ATGGATCGTACTGTGGAGCAACGTTACGCTATCAAATTCTGCGTTAAACTTGGAAAGTCCGCCACCGAAACGTTGCCATTAATTCAGCAGGCCTTTGGGAGTGATTGCTTGTCAAAATCACAAGTTTTCCGATGGCACAAGTCGTTCAAGGAGGGCCGAGAGGAAGTCACCGACGAACCCCGCATTGGACGTCCATCAACCTCCCGAATTGACGAAAATGTGACGCGTGTGCgtgattgtttaaattttgacagACGGTTGAGCCTTCAATTGATAGCAGAAACTCTTAACATTACGAAAACAACAGTTTTTCGTATTGTAACCGACGATTTAAACATGAAAAAGGTGTGCGCCAAACTGGTCCCTAAAGTGTTGACCGACGAACAAAAGAACATGCGAGTGCTTCGATGCCAAGAACTCTTGGAAATGTGTGaaaatgatcctaattttttaaactcagtTATCACCGGTGATGAGTCGTGGATTTTTGAGTACGACCCGGAGACAAAAAGACAGAGTTCAGAGTGGCACACTCCATCGTCGCCCCGCCCCAAGAAGGCACGCATGAGCAAATCCAGAATCAAAACCATGCTCATTGTCTTCTTTGACGTCAGAGGCATTGTTCACCATGAATTCGTACCTACAGGGACCACTGTGAACGCAGCTTTCTACTTGGAAgtgctaaaaaaattgaaaaaaagggtcacacgTTGCCGAAGCGACATCAAGAACGCGTGGAAGCTGCATCATGACAACGCGCCAAGCCACAGCGCCTTCGTTGTCAACGATTTCCTGGCCAAGACCCACACCCCATTGGTTTCCCAGCCTCCCTACAGTCCCGACCTGGCACCCgcagacttttttttgtttcctcgtTTAAAACAAGGCCTGAAAGGAAAACATTGGGGCACAATTACAAACATCCAGGCACATGTGACATCGGCTCTAAAGGACATCCCGGAGAAGGCCTTTCAGGATGCCTTCCAGGCCTGGAAGCATCGCCTCCAAAAATGTATCGATGCGGGAGGGTGCTATTTTGAAGATTTCTAA